A section of the Trichomycterus rosablanca isolate fTriRos1 chromosome 6, fTriRos1.hap1, whole genome shotgun sequence genome encodes:
- the pxmp4 gene encoding peroxisomal membrane protein 4 isoform X2 translates to MSGNQEKHKAALAVLKGFRNGIVYGAKIRAPHALVMTFLFRSGSLKSKLKAIAQATYTHSRNLGYFVFTYKGLLALQKYFQGKSLQSHSFLAACLGGWLVFGDNNNINSQINMYLLSRILFALSRLAVEKGYISQPKRDPFPLFATLVWGIVLWLFEYYPHTLQPSLQSSMTYLYHDSNTWHDVSDFLIYNKPKN, encoded by the exons atgtctggaaat CAGGAGAAACACAAAGCTGCTCTCGCCGTGCTTAAAGGCTTCAGAAATGGCATTGT ATACGGTGCCAAGATTCGAGCTCCACATGCTTTGGTGATGACGTTTCTTTTTCGAAGTGGCAG CCTGAAATCCAAGTTAAAAGCTATAGCCCAGGCCACTTATACACACTCGAGGAATCTAGGCTACTTTGTATTCACATATAAAGGACTGCTGGCTCTTCAGAAGTACTTTCAGGGAAAGAGTCTTCAGTCTCACTCCTTCCTGGCTGCCTGCCTTGGTGGTTGGCTGGTATTTGGGgacaataacaatattaatagcCAA ATAAACATGTACCTGCTGTCTAGAATTCTCTTTGCACTGAGCCGCCTGGCTGTAGAGAAAGGCTACATCTCCCAGCCCAAGAGAGACCCCTTCCCACTGTTTGCAACACTGGTTTGGGGCATCGTGCTCTGGCTGTTCGAGTACTACCCTCACACACTGCAGCCTTCACTTCAGTCCTCCATGACCTACCTCTATCACGACAGCAACACATGGCACGATGTCTCTGATTTTCTGATTTATAACAAACCAAAGAACTGA
- the pxmp4 gene encoding peroxisomal membrane protein 4 isoform X1 — protein MPTSDMFKTLLYTINTLLQQEKHKAALAVLKGFRNGIVYGAKIRAPHALVMTFLFRSGSLKSKLKAIAQATYTHSRNLGYFVFTYKGLLALQKYFQGKSLQSHSFLAACLGGWLVFGDNNNINSQINMYLLSRILFALSRLAVEKGYISQPKRDPFPLFATLVWGIVLWLFEYYPHTLQPSLQSSMTYLYHDSNTWHDVSDFLIYNKPKN, from the exons ATGCCGACATCTGACATGTTTAAAACTTTACTTTATACaataaacactttattacaGCAGGAGAAACACAAAGCTGCTCTCGCCGTGCTTAAAGGCTTCAGAAATGGCATTGT ATACGGTGCCAAGATTCGAGCTCCACATGCTTTGGTGATGACGTTTCTTTTTCGAAGTGGCAG CCTGAAATCCAAGTTAAAAGCTATAGCCCAGGCCACTTATACACACTCGAGGAATCTAGGCTACTTTGTATTCACATATAAAGGACTGCTGGCTCTTCAGAAGTACTTTCAGGGAAAGAGTCTTCAGTCTCACTCCTTCCTGGCTGCCTGCCTTGGTGGTTGGCTGGTATTTGGGgacaataacaatattaatagcCAA ATAAACATGTACCTGCTGTCTAGAATTCTCTTTGCACTGAGCCGCCTGGCTGTAGAGAAAGGCTACATCTCCCAGCCCAAGAGAGACCCCTTCCCACTGTTTGCAACACTGGTTTGGGGCATCGTGCTCTGGCTGTTCGAGTACTACCCTCACACACTGCAGCCTTCACTTCAGTCCTCCATGACCTACCTCTATCACGACAGCAACACATGGCACGATGTCTCTGATTTTCTGATTTATAACAAACCAAAGAACTGA